The Rhodothermia bacterium genome has a segment encoding these proteins:
- a CDS encoding TonB-dependent receptor codes for MVLSLVFAMTPLILFAQQYRPPTTPALADALRMLRSKSGLDLVFSPDILKGKYTSCAFDKLAPEAALVCILEGSGFVAKSIDNSRQWIVIPAPQTTITTTKIGTIPEVPLFVASGVVRDAQTGETLIGASITLEPSKRGATTDREGQFRIDRIQEKKVWVRASYVGYESVLTSVMLNGKPLEFRLTPSTTTLAPLVVDGNRSEGIPEKAIPGVLTLSSRQLEQASAFRGQEDLFQILDGFTNVGRTSEVNGDLIVRGAEENQTRYWVDDMPLFTPGRTFGGFSTPQPDLLQGVTLYRGLVPVEFGGRLASVLTTNLKEGFGSKPLYSIGLSQSSMRFSAEMPITSKISGMLALRHSIQDVLRHEQSLYIQQKASLQDISARYGYGDLTTKITFRPNRLHQFALNFYTGSDALQADGNASLFPRLQKNPQYANGFNARLMYGWQSHQAGLRYQYLATNRSMLSAMLYQSGYKMSEMNMAGVQNLQNSTVDAFQFFQRASYENSVTENGLKVKGDLQWGNHTTRLGLALTRYEFNSTLDAMPDYKQPLQAGSPPDQMQEKNLLAPNQANSSYKTSKMANEGLVFGEDVWQLGRLQLVPAFRLGMFESYSFFSPQLSARLVPVDRLVIKGGIGTQAQHLHTLRDRFGCAYAAESGNCTNIGRLYIRPSNGQQANIGAELSLNPNIRLDLDAYWRKSGNILVADRPYRVRDGLEEPLIEAGQQVERYIAGRNKAFGLESTAVWSLNRFYTATLGYVYGRSLYVLSEAERSLQIPARYDAPHSAHATLQFRNKGWLATLSGQVRSGYPVHTEGFSLISFTDPEKIQAVQGLTIERLHTYHRLDVSIGKRLFYKGKILEFTGQLLNFTNTSNDLDQHMDGTGGMYASVQGSGLKPAFNLKLSF; via the coding sequence ATGGTTCTCAGTCTCGTTTTTGCGATGACACCGCTTATTCTGTTCGCACAACAATACCGCCCACCTACTACGCCTGCACTGGCAGACGCTCTCCGTATGTTGCGCTCTAAATCGGGCTTAGATTTAGTTTTCTCTCCAGACATCTTAAAGGGGAAATATACCAGTTGTGCCTTTGACAAATTGGCTCCAGAAGCCGCCCTTGTTTGTATTCTCGAAGGAAGTGGCTTTGTGGCGAAAAGTATAGACAATTCCAGACAATGGATTGTTATCCCAGCTCCCCAAACAACCATAACGACCACCAAAATAGGGACAATACCTGAAGTCCCACTTTTTGTAGCCTCTGGGGTGGTACGTGATGCCCAAACAGGCGAGACCCTTATCGGAGCAAGCATTACCCTTGAACCTTCAAAACGGGGAGCCACTACCGACCGTGAGGGCCAATTTAGAATTGATCGGATTCAAGAAAAAAAGGTTTGGGTGCGTGCGTCCTATGTTGGGTACGAATCAGTCCTAACATCGGTCATGCTTAATGGGAAGCCACTTGAGTTCCGCCTTACGCCGTCCACAACAACACTTGCCCCCTTGGTCGTAGATGGGAACCGCTCGGAAGGCATCCCCGAAAAAGCCATTCCCGGTGTACTTACCCTGTCTTCCCGTCAGTTAGAACAAGCCAGCGCCTTCCGAGGACAAGAAGATTTATTCCAAATTTTAGATGGTTTTACCAACGTAGGTCGCACATCCGAGGTCAATGGCGATCTTATTGTGCGTGGTGCAGAAGAAAATCAAACCCGTTATTGGGTAGATGATATGCCTCTTTTTACGCCGGGACGTACCTTTGGCGGTTTTTCTACACCACAGCCCGATCTCCTACAAGGTGTGACGTTGTATCGCGGATTGGTTCCCGTAGAGTTTGGTGGACGACTGGCTTCCGTACTGACCACAAACTTGAAAGAAGGCTTCGGCAGTAAACCCTTGTATTCAATTGGCCTTAGCCAAAGTAGTATGCGCTTTAGTGCGGAAATGCCCATTACCTCAAAAATTTCAGGGATGTTAGCCCTCCGTCATTCTATTCAAGATGTCCTTCGGCACGAACAGTCGCTTTACATCCAGCAAAAAGCAAGCCTCCAAGACATTTCCGCAAGGTATGGGTATGGCGACCTTACGACAAAAATTACTTTCCGCCCAAACAGATTACACCAATTTGCCCTGAATTTTTATACTGGCTCGGATGCACTTCAGGCCGATGGCAATGCCTCGCTTTTTCCAAGACTCCAAAAAAATCCACAGTATGCCAATGGTTTTAATGCACGGTTGATGTACGGATGGCAAAGCCACCAAGCCGGATTGCGTTATCAATACCTTGCGACAAATCGCTCCATGCTCTCGGCTATGCTCTATCAATCGGGTTACAAAATGTCCGAAATGAACATGGCCGGCGTGCAAAACCTCCAGAATAGCACCGTGGATGCGTTCCAGTTTTTTCAACGTGCGTCTTACGAAAATAGCGTAACTGAAAATGGCCTTAAAGTTAAAGGTGACTTGCAATGGGGCAATCATACAACGCGGTTGGGCTTGGCCCTGACACGCTATGAATTTAATAGCACCTTAGATGCTATGCCCGACTATAAGCAGCCGCTACAAGCAGGGTCGCCTCCGGATCAAATGCAGGAAAAAAACCTTCTTGCCCCAAATCAGGCAAATTCATCTTATAAAACCTCCAAAATGGCCAACGAAGGGCTTGTCTTCGGAGAAGACGTATGGCAATTAGGTCGCTTACAATTGGTTCCCGCCTTTAGACTCGGCATGTTTGAGTCTTATTCCTTCTTTTCCCCACAACTTTCCGCACGCCTTGTGCCCGTAGATCGGCTTGTCATCAAAGGAGGAATCGGGACACAAGCCCAGCATTTACATACTTTGCGCGATCGCTTCGGATGTGCCTATGCCGCCGAGTCTGGTAATTGCACCAATATTGGGCGGTTGTATATTCGTCCCAGCAACGGACAACAAGCCAATATCGGCGCAGAACTTTCCCTAAACCCTAATATCAGGCTTGACTTAGATGCCTATTGGCGGAAATCTGGCAATATATTGGTGGCGGATCGCCCGTATCGTGTACGAGATGGCCTCGAAGAACCGTTGATTGAGGCCGGACAACAGGTAGAACGCTACATTGCCGGACGCAATAAGGCATTTGGCTTGGAATCCACCGCCGTGTGGAGCCTAAATCGGTTCTATACCGCAACATTGGGCTATGTATATGGACGTTCGCTTTATGTCTTAAGCGAAGCAGAACGCTCGCTCCAGATTCCCGCAAGATACGATGCTCCTCATAGCGCCCATGCCACCTTGCAGTTTCGCAACAAGGGCTGGCTTGCTACACTTTCAGGGCAAGTCCGATCGGGATATCCGGTACATACCGAAGGATTTTCTTTGATCTCCTTTACCGACCCCGAGAAAATACAGGCAGTACAAGGGCTAACGATTGAACGTCTGCACACCTATCATCGCTTGGATGTTTCTATAGGAAAACGCCTTTTTTACAAGGGAAAA